In the Thermococcus sp. MAR1 genome, one interval contains:
- a CDS encoding undecaprenyl-diphosphate phosphatase: MVNIGEYVAPLVSGIVVALSSWLSISPEGYFVSNLLHNVDPAYVDYLVPAYLGITFAVLFYFKEKIALGSQNALRKSFDSETRYLLYATIFTVLLGYPILAEVRDVITPRTSDMVNAVIGVVIIILGLLAGTKSLAPFKGLESRIREEKEEATLLDAIISGLSQGITLLGGLSRSGLVLLGLLCTGISVRRALELSFIVAPVYFVMKLAFLGGWEPALPVSLLFTAFLAAFVVSIVTMKALVRFSESIGQRGFLVVFGSISIAVYLLGVIL, from the coding sequence ATGGTTAACATCGGTGAATACGTAGCACCGCTGGTTTCAGGCATCGTTGTTGCACTTTCGTCTTGGCTTTCCATTAGTCCCGAGGGATACTTTGTCTCAAACCTCCTTCACAACGTCGATCCGGCCTACGTGGACTACCTAGTGCCCGCCTATCTGGGGATTACCTTCGCGGTTCTCTTCTACTTCAAGGAGAAGATAGCACTCGGTTCCCAGAACGCCCTTCGAAAGAGCTTCGACTCTGAGACGAGGTATCTTCTCTACGCCACCATCTTCACGGTTCTCCTCGGTTATCCCATACTAGCCGAGGTCAGGGACGTTATTACCCCCCGCACCTCAGACATGGTAAACGCCGTGATTGGAGTTGTGATAATCATCCTCGGCCTGCTCGCGGGCACGAAGTCGCTGGCACCGTTCAAGGGGCTGGAGAGCCGCATTCGGGAGGAAAAGGAGGAAGCAACTCTCCTAGATGCAATAATATCCGGCCTCTCGCAGGGAATCACACTCCTCGGAGGTCTTTCCAGGAGTGGGCTGGTTCTCCTTGGTCTCCTGTGTACAGGCATAAGCGTGAGGCGGGCCCTTGAGTTGAGCTTTATTGTGGCCCCAGTGTACTTTGTTATGAAGCTCGCGTTCCTCGGCGGTTGGGAGCCTGCGCTCCCGGTTTCTCTGCTGTTCACGGCTTTCCTCGCCGCGTTCGTCGTCAGTATCGTAACGATGAAAGCTCTCGTGAGGTTCTCGGAGTCCATTGGCCAGAGGGGTTTTCTGGTCGTCTTTGGGTCCATCTCCATCGCTGTTTACCTATTGGGGGTGATTCTATGA
- a CDS encoding CBS domain-containing protein yields MVGILVQEVMTDRFQKIDIDAPLSEAIGIFEKEDPDLILVFDGNLYKGVLTQDLIVRSHLKWDPTKAKVRDVYKTAPVIKPDEDLSKAAKLMIEVDLRSLPVGESKAEIIGVISDIELLKRVAEGEFGKKKVEEVMTKDVITLGPDDTVAKALATMRDHAISRIPVVNEEGRLEGLVTLHDLIIRFIKPRFKAQYGEVAGEKIPPFSMQLRDVMIRGVITIPAEATLRDAVKTMMDNDIDGLVVVDEGNRVRGILTVKDMLLPISRMVEKEVRFYLQLGGDADVLSDFTRERIIEDVRRFVDGYEDLLGQEGIIYLYIRRFNERFRGVHLYQARMRVVTDRGVFIATGETWGAIQAVHDALRAIERQLLQKAELEKDTHYAKRFLEKMGLG; encoded by the coding sequence ATGGTCGGTATTCTTGTGCAGGAGGTTATGACCGACAGGTTCCAGAAAATAGACATCGACGCCCCGCTTTCTGAGGCGATCGGAATTTTTGAGAAGGAAGACCCCGACCTTATTCTGGTCTTCGACGGAAACCTGTACAAGGGAGTCCTGACCCAGGACCTTATAGTACGCTCCCACCTCAAGTGGGACCCAACCAAGGCCAAGGTTAGGGACGTCTACAAGACCGCCCCAGTTATCAAGCCGGATGAGGATCTTAGCAAGGCCGCCAAGCTCATGATCGAGGTTGACCTGCGCTCCCTCCCGGTTGGAGAGAGCAAGGCTGAAATCATAGGAGTTATAAGCGATATAGAACTGCTCAAGAGGGTAGCGGAGGGCGAGTTCGGAAAGAAGAAGGTCGAAGAGGTCATGACAAAGGACGTCATAACCCTCGGGCCCGACGACACCGTGGCAAAGGCGCTCGCAACGATGCGTGATCATGCTATCTCAAGAATACCCGTGGTCAACGAAGAGGGAAGGCTCGAAGGCCTCGTTACCCTGCACGACCTGATAATAAGGTTCATCAAACCTCGCTTCAAGGCCCAGTACGGAGAAGTTGCAGGTGAGAAGATACCCCCGTTCAGCATGCAGCTCCGCGACGTGATGATAAGGGGCGTTATAACCATACCCGCGGAGGCTACGCTAAGGGACGCCGTTAAGACGATGATGGACAACGACATAGACGGACTGGTTGTCGTTGACGAGGGCAACAGAGTCAGGGGAATCCTCACCGTCAAGGACATGCTTCTACCAATCTCAAGGATGGTTGAGAAGGAGGTCCGTTTCTACCTCCAGCTCGGTGGAGATGCGGACGTACTCAGCGACTTCACTAGGGAGAGGATAATCGAGGACGTTAGGCGCTTCGTTGACGGCTACGAAGACCTCCTCGGCCAGGAGGGCATAATTTACCTCTATATCAGGCGCTTCAACGAGCGCTTCAGGGGAGTACACCTCTACCAGGCCAGAATGCGTGTCGTCACCGACAGGGGAGTGTTCATAGCAACGGGGGAGACCTGGGGTGCGATACAGGCCGTTCACGACGCACTCAGGGCCATCGAGAGACAGCTCCTCCAGAAGGCAGAGCTTGAAAAGGACACCCACTATGCAAAGAGGTTCCTTGAGAAGATGGGATTAGGTTGA
- a CDS encoding NOG1 family protein, with product MRNPFEKMPTVLTADELIDKAFRRAEKAASAFTPKGGPRAKARQREELRVRTVSNVVRDNLRKLLDRTPGVSELPAFYRELVDTLVDRNQFHRSLARINWAIRTIRNLEQRYVEKIRYSRDPNEIARLRRSFYGRVADVLRDIADDLEYLNQARNVLKDLPVVDLELPTVVIAGHPNVGKSTLLRALTNARPEVATYPFTTKGINVGQFEEHYLKYQVIDTPGLLDRPLSERNEVERQAILALKHLGKVIVYIFDPSEYCGYPIEEQTHLFEEIYSEFGEFPFIVVLNKVDIADEEKIRKVEEFVRAKGLEPLRISALNGEGLERLKERVIELVKPMVEEQAKRIMEKELRKYREELEL from the coding sequence ATGAGAAATCCTTTTGAGAAGATGCCTACGGTTCTTACCGCTGATGAGCTCATCGATAAGGCCTTCAGGAGGGCCGAAAAGGCCGCATCGGCCTTCACGCCCAAGGGTGGCCCGAGGGCAAAGGCAAGACAGAGAGAGGAGCTCCGCGTAAGGACTGTCTCAAACGTGGTTAGGGACAACCTCAGAAAGCTCCTGGACAGAACACCGGGTGTTTCGGAGCTGCCAGCGTTCTACAGGGAACTTGTCGACACGCTCGTTGACAGAAACCAGTTCCACCGCTCTCTTGCGAGGATCAACTGGGCGATAAGGACGATAAGGAACCTGGAGCAGAGGTACGTTGAAAAGATACGCTACTCTAGAGACCCAAATGAGATTGCAAGGCTCAGGAGGAGTTTCTACGGTCGCGTTGCGGACGTTCTTAGGGATATAGCCGACGACCTTGAGTACCTCAATCAGGCGAGGAACGTTCTAAAGGATTTGCCGGTCGTTGACCTTGAACTCCCAACTGTCGTCATAGCCGGTCACCCCAACGTGGGCAAGTCAACCCTTCTGAGGGCGTTAACCAACGCCAGACCTGAAGTGGCCACATACCCGTTCACAACCAAGGGCATAAACGTCGGCCAGTTCGAGGAGCACTACCTGAAATACCAGGTAATAGACACACCGGGTTTGCTCGACAGGCCGCTGAGCGAGAGGAACGAGGTAGAGAGACAGGCCATCCTCGCCTTAAAGCACCTCGGAAAGGTGATAGTTTATATATTCGACCCCAGCGAGTACTGCGGTTATCCGATTGAAGAGCAGACCCACCTGTTCGAGGAAATTTACAGTGAATTCGGCGAGTTTCCATTCATCGTAGTCCTCAACAAGGTGGACATAGCAGACGAGGAGAAGATTAGAAAGGTAGAGGAGTTCGTCAGAGCTAAGGGACTTGAACCACTCAGAATTTCGGCGCTCAATGGCGAAGGCCTTGAGAGGCTGAAGGAGCGCGTTATAGAGCTCGTAAAGCCCATGGTCGAGGAGCAGGCAAAGCGCATAATGGAGAAGGAACTGAGAAAGTACCGGGAAGAACTGGAGCTCTGA
- a CDS encoding 30S ribosomal protein S8e, translated as MAIWQGRSLKKPSGGRIILARKKRKRELGREPAFTRVGEDREKKKIIRTYGGNRKVRLIEALYANVFENGRGKKVKILSVVENPANRQYVRRNIITKGAIIETEAGKAIVTSRPGQDGVVNAVLIKEESA; from the coding sequence ATGGCTATCTGGCAGGGAAGGTCACTCAAGAAGCCTTCAGGCGGAAGGATTATCCTCGCTAGGAAGAAGAGGAAGAGGGAGCTCGGAAGGGAGCCGGCTTTTACCAGAGTCGGTGAGGACAGGGAAAAGAAGAAGATAATCAGAACCTACGGTGGAAACAGGAAGGTTCGCCTTATAGAGGCCCTCTACGCTAACGTCTTCGAGAACGGTAGGGGCAAGAAGGTTAAGATACTCAGCGTCGTTGAGAACCCGGCTAACAGGCAGTACGTCAGGAGGAACATCATCACAAAGGGCGCCATCATCGAGACCGAGGCCGGCAAGGCCATCGTCACCAGCAGGCCCGGCCAGGACGGCGTCGTCAACGCCGTTCTCATCAAGGAAGAGAGCGCCTGA
- a CDS encoding DUF835 domain-containing protein: MSWHNLISIVNFISRWVLFFAVFYKTYQTREKSWMLLTAAFFINALDIESYIFKPLGIEMAHDAYRIASKIPNFFIATLLIWGGLHLKYRTSKFKHVVAVSVLLVLSYVWLFLLAANAFHDNFFVESTFPSLVYGAALIYFGMVLRENEISDRGIDSLFPVGLMLLGVLNLTYPITRNINWFTPIGFFLGALFRIMAAVGAVKFVFIPFPPARVPAAPKKNIPPGAYLCPSKDTALGKFGSIEETPNLLMITRENMDAIVDKVHPSALVFWVTRVMEGQIRKSPEIYAISPTKIDILTDLIAKAVESGYRVVYIDAVEYLIVENGFENVLKFLLNVKDHVLVAGGTLILVVDPGTLDRTQRRILEREFPGE, from the coding sequence ATGAGCTGGCATAACCTCATCTCCATAGTCAATTTTATCTCCAGATGGGTGCTGTTCTTTGCGGTGTTTTACAAAACGTACCAGACGAGAGAAAAAAGCTGGATGCTTCTAACGGCCGCCTTTTTTATCAATGCCTTGGACATCGAGAGCTACATTTTTAAACCCCTTGGCATCGAGATGGCCCACGATGCGTACAGAATCGCCTCGAAGATACCTAACTTCTTCATAGCGACGCTGTTGATCTGGGGAGGCCTTCATCTCAAATACCGCACGAGCAAGTTCAAACACGTAGTTGCCGTCTCCGTGCTCCTGGTGCTGTCCTATGTGTGGCTGTTCCTGCTGGCCGCCAACGCGTTCCATGACAACTTTTTCGTTGAGTCCACGTTTCCGTCCCTTGTCTATGGCGCCGCCCTGATATATTTCGGCATGGTTCTGAGGGAGAATGAGATATCCGACCGTGGTATAGACTCGCTCTTCCCGGTAGGGTTGATGCTACTAGGTGTGTTGAATCTGACTTACCCCATCACCCGTAACATCAACTGGTTTACCCCCATCGGTTTTTTCCTGGGTGCGCTCTTCCGCATCATGGCCGCGGTAGGAGCGGTTAAGTTCGTGTTCATACCGTTTCCACCTGCCAGAGTTCCTGCAGCACCAAAGAAGAACATTCCCCCCGGTGCCTACCTCTGTCCGTCAAAGGATACTGCCTTGGGAAAATTCGGCAGTATCGAAGAGACCCCAAACCTCTTGATGATAACCAGGGAGAACATGGACGCCATAGTTGATAAAGTTCACCCCAGCGCCCTAGTTTTCTGGGTTACCAGGGTCATGGAGGGGCAGATACGCAAATCCCCGGAGATATACGCTATAAGTCCCACCAAGATAGACATACTGACTGACTTGATAGCCAAGGCCGTCGAGAGCGGATACAGGGTTGTCTACATTGACGCCGTCGAGTACCTGATCGTGGAGAACGGCTTCGAAAACGTCCTTAAGTTCCTCCTCAACGTGAAGGACCACGTTCTCGTCGCGGGCGGAACACTGATCCTGGTGGTTGACCCTGGAACTCTCGACAGAACCCAGAGAAGAATTTTGGAAAGGGAATTTCCGGGGGAATGA
- a CDS encoding MBL fold metallo-hydrolase encodes MKLTVLYENHAGFRKGLLGAHGFSALVEHEGIRVLVDTGTDGSVLLHNMGELGIDADGIDFLFITHGHYDHTGGMKDLLEARTKPLMVIGHPEIFRNRIALKPKRRDIGIPFSREELEELEAEFVLRKEPFEFAPGFWSSGEILRRTWDRAVGYVERDGKLERDSVPDDMALIIDLGDAVAVVTGCGHSGVLNIAWHAEDVSGKPVRALIGGLHLNGAKREILNEVAERIEAERLYAGHCTGIDSYAYLKAMLGERIEPLHVGKVIEL; translated from the coding sequence ATGAAACTAACTGTGTTATATGAGAACCATGCCGGGTTTAGAAAGGGCCTCCTCGGCGCCCATGGCTTTTCGGCGCTAGTTGAACACGAAGGAATCAGGGTTCTCGTTGATACTGGCACGGATGGGAGTGTGCTCCTTCACAACATGGGGGAGCTGGGAATCGATGCGGACGGGATTGACTTCCTCTTCATCACCCACGGACACTACGACCACACAGGGGGAATGAAGGATCTCCTCGAAGCCAGAACGAAGCCGTTGATGGTCATAGGCCACCCGGAAATCTTCAGAAACAGGATAGCCCTGAAACCCAAGAGGAGGGACATTGGTATTCCTTTCAGCAGGGAAGAACTTGAAGAACTGGAAGCGGAGTTCGTTCTCAGGAAGGAGCCCTTCGAGTTCGCACCGGGGTTCTGGAGTTCGGGAGAGATACTCAGGCGCACATGGGACAGGGCGGTGGGCTACGTTGAAAGGGACGGAAAACTAGAGAGGGACTCCGTCCCGGACGACATGGCGCTGATAATCGACCTCGGCGATGCGGTTGCCGTCGTCACTGGCTGCGGTCACTCGGGGGTTCTGAACATAGCGTGGCATGCGGAGGATGTGAGCGGAAAACCTGTCAGAGCGCTGATAGGAGGCCTTCATCTCAATGGTGCCAAGAGGGAAATTCTCAACGAAGTCGCCGAAAGGATAGAGGCCGAACGGCTCTACGCCGGCCACTGCACTGGCATTGACTCCTACGCGTACCTGAAGGCCATGCTCGGTGAGAGGATAGAGCCGCTTCACGTTGGGAAGGTAATTGAACTCTGA
- the glmU gene encoding bifunctional sugar-1-phosphate nucleotidylyltransferase/acetyltransferase, with protein sequence MKAVVLAAGKGERLRPLTDDRPKVMLKVANRAIIEYVLENLDPFVDEFIVVVRYEKEKLMETLGDEFNGKPITYVEQLPGDGTAKAIESAGKLIGDEEFIVANGDIYFEIDGVKELVSAFRRERADAALLVKEFDDLSHFGKIEVKGNLVTAVKEKPGKVSGYANLGVYIFKPDVFDFIKETPLSKREEYEITDTLNLMLDAGRRITYAVYSGYWNDVGRPWNMLELNEYLLKNKLKHSIRGIVEEGATIVPPVEIGEGTVVRSGAYIIGPVKIGRNSRIGPNCFIRPYTSIGDNCHIGNAVEVKNSIIMDNSNAPHLNYVGDSIIGENTNLGAGTITANLRHDKGTIKVEIKGKLEDSGRRKLGAIIGHNVKVGINVSIYPGRKIGSNSFVGPGVIVDRNVPSGSLVVAKQEKTVMTR encoded by the coding sequence ATGAAGGCCGTGGTTCTCGCAGCCGGGAAGGGTGAGAGGCTACGCCCGCTGACAGATGACAGGCCAAAGGTTATGCTTAAGGTCGCAAACAGGGCGATAATCGAGTACGTGCTTGAAAACCTCGACCCCTTCGTGGACGAGTTTATCGTGGTGGTCCGCTACGAGAAGGAGAAGCTGATGGAAACCCTTGGGGACGAGTTCAACGGAAAGCCGATAACCTACGTCGAGCAGCTCCCCGGAGACGGAACGGCCAAGGCCATAGAATCGGCGGGCAAGTTAATCGGTGACGAGGAGTTCATAGTTGCGAACGGGGACATATACTTTGAGATAGACGGTGTAAAAGAGCTTGTGAGTGCCTTCAGAAGGGAAAGGGCCGATGCGGCGCTGCTCGTCAAGGAGTTCGATGATTTGAGCCACTTCGGCAAGATCGAGGTCAAAGGGAACCTAGTCACGGCCGTTAAGGAAAAGCCCGGCAAGGTCTCGGGCTACGCGAACCTTGGCGTTTATATCTTCAAACCAGACGTCTTTGACTTCATTAAGGAAACTCCCCTCAGCAAACGAGAGGAATACGAAATAACCGATACGCTCAACTTGATGCTGGATGCTGGAAGGAGAATAACCTACGCCGTCTATTCCGGCTACTGGAACGACGTTGGCAGACCTTGGAACATGCTGGAGCTGAACGAATACCTCCTCAAGAACAAGCTTAAACACAGCATCAGGGGCATCGTGGAGGAAGGAGCCACGATAGTACCTCCAGTTGAGATAGGAGAAGGTACGGTCGTCAGGAGCGGGGCCTACATAATCGGGCCGGTTAAGATAGGCAGGAACTCCCGCATCGGGCCGAACTGCTTCATAAGACCGTACACCAGCATAGGCGACAACTGCCACATAGGCAACGCCGTGGAGGTCAAGAACTCCATCATAATGGACAACTCCAACGCTCCGCACCTCAACTACGTCGGGGACTCGATAATCGGGGAGAACACTAACCTCGGCGCTGGCACCATCACGGCAAACCTGAGGCACGACAAGGGCACGATAAAGGTTGAGATAAAGGGCAAGCTCGAGGACTCCGGAAGGAGGAAGCTCGGGGCGATAATAGGCCACAACGTCAAGGTGGGCATAAACGTTAGCATCTATCCCGGTAGAAAGATAGGGAGCAACTCCTTCGTCGGGCCAGGGGTGATAGTTGACAGAAACGTTCCAAGCGGGAGCCTCGTGGTAGCGAAGCAGGAGAAAACGGTGATGACGAGATGA